In the genome of Alphaproteobacteria bacterium, the window GTCTCCCCCAAAAATTTTATCGTTTCCATTCTCTCCGGAAAGAGTGTCAATACCATTATTACCTTCAAGATAGTCATTATTTTCGCCACCTAATATAGTATCAGCACCTTCACCACCCGCCAACCAATCTTCACCATTATCTCCAGATAAAGAATCGTCCTGATCTCCACCAAACAAATAATCATCACCGCCTTGACCACGTAAAATATCATTACCATTATTACCAACCAGTAAATCTTTTCCATTACCGCCTTCTAATACATCTTTTAAATTACCCCCGAAAAGCCAATCATCCCCATCTTGGCCACGTAATATATTTTCTTCTCCATCCTTACCTATCAACACATCATTATCGGGTGTTCCATTCAGTGTTAAATTGTACAAAGGTATATCGATTAGATTATTTAAGCTTGACGTTTTATTTTTAAAATTAATATTTTTAATATTATTCATAATATTATTCCCCTAAATAAATTAATTATTAAAAAATTATGTCAGAACATAGCATTATAAATAAATATTTAGCAAATTTATTTATGGTTAATTTTCGTTAATCTATAATATATCGATATATAAAAATATAATTTTATATAATATTTTTTATTATAAAAAAATTATAAATTATTTTATTTAATTAAATAAAATGATGAGCTATAGCTTATGAGAAAGGGTAGCTATTTAAATAGCAATATTTTTATAAATTATTATTTTTCTAAAGGAAAAACTTTTGTAATATGGCCCATTTTGCGGCCAGGTTTTGGTTCTGTTTTTCCGTAAATATGTAATTTAATAGTGGGATCCTGTAAAAATGATTGCCATTTTTTTATATCATCCCCTAATAAATTAATCATAACTGCATTGCTATGACGTTTGGGTGAACCCAAAGGCAAACCACATATAGCGCGCACCAATTGTTCAAATTGGCTGGTATATGACGCATCTAATGTCCAATGTCCAGAATTATGGGGACGTGGTGCCAGTTCGTTGACCAACAATTGATCCTCTACAACAAACATCTCAATGGCCAAAACACCAATTAACTTTAATTCTTGTGCAATTTTTTCAGCTATAACCAAACTTTGTTTTTTCAAGTCATCAGAAATCGAAGCTGGAACCCTGGTTTCATATAAAATATGATGTTTGTGAATATTTTCAACGGGTTCAAAACATTCTATTTGACCATGTATATTGCGTGCAACAATTACAGATATTTCACATAAAAAATTCACTTTTGCTTCAAGAATAGATTCAACCTGCCCTAATTGATCCCAAGCCTTTTTAAGATCACTGTAATCCTGAACAGAAATTTGTCCCTTACCATCATAACCCATTCGTGCTGATTTTAAAATTGCAGGAAATCCAGTAAATGATCTGGCATTGTTTATATCCTCGTCATTTTTAATACTTATATATAAAGTAGTTGGGATATTAATTTGATTTAAAAAATCTTTTTCATAAAGACGATGTTGCGTAATTTTTAATATATGTGCTGCCGGATATAGAGGGCGATATTGTGATAAAAATTCTGCACTTTTTAAAGGTATATTTTCAAATTCAAAGGTAATAACGTCAACTTGATCTGCAAACATTTTAAGTGCTGTTTCATCATCATATTCAGCTATTAAAGCATGATCACAACAAATAAAAGCAGGACTATCTGGATCAGGGCAAAAAA includes:
- a CDS encoding 5-(carboxyamino)imidazole ribonucleotide synthase, which encodes MIKPYVLAPGSKIGILGGGQLGKMTALAAAGLGYKTSIFCPDPDSPAFICCDHALIAEYDDETALKMFADQVDVITFEFENIPLKSAEFLSQYRPLYPAAHILKITQHRLYEKDFLNQINIPTTLYISIKNDEDINNARSFTGFPAILKSARMGYDGKGQISVQDYSDLKKAWDQLGQVESILEAKVNFLCEISVIVARNIHGQIECFEPVENIHKHHILYETRVPASISDDLKKQSLVIAEKIAQELKLIGVLAIEMFVVEDQLLVNELAPRPHNSGHWTLDASYTSQFEQLVRAICGLPLGSPKRHSNAVMINLLGDDIKKWQSFLQDPTIKLHIYGKTEPKPGRKMGHITKVFPLEK